Proteins from a genomic interval of Bradyrhizobium sp. CCBAU 53340:
- a CDS encoding class I SAM-dependent methyltransferase: MSSPEPIKFTDGAAYERFMAPWSRSAGNLFLDWLAPRPGLTWADVGAGNGAFTELLLAKSAPSSVCAIDPSDAQIATARQKFAAKQVELSIGDAMALPYDADRFDIAVMALVLFFVPDPRKGASEMVRVTKPGGMVASYTWDILRGGTPTQPLWEELDALGFPTARPPSADISRFEALKALWAELGLREIETRELVVERTFADFDDYWLSMVVSSPSGVLGKLSEAQGAELKGRLQARLPASASGEITVHASATAIKGRKAPS, encoded by the coding sequence ATGTCTTCGCCCGAACCGATCAAGTTCACCGACGGCGCGGCTTACGAGCGCTTCATGGCGCCCTGGAGCCGATCGGCCGGCAATTTGTTTCTCGACTGGCTGGCGCCACGCCCGGGACTGACCTGGGCGGATGTCGGCGCCGGCAACGGCGCGTTCACCGAGCTCCTGCTTGCGAAATCCGCTCCTTCGTCGGTTTGCGCGATCGATCCTTCCGACGCGCAGATTGCGACGGCACGCCAGAAGTTCGCGGCAAAGCAGGTCGAGCTGTCGATTGGCGATGCGATGGCCCTCCCTTACGACGCTGACCGCTTCGACATTGCCGTGATGGCCCTGGTGTTGTTCTTCGTCCCCGATCCGCGCAAAGGCGCCTCGGAGATGGTGCGCGTCACCAAGCCCGGCGGCATGGTCGCATCCTACACCTGGGACATTTTGCGCGGCGGTACGCCCACGCAACCGCTGTGGGAAGAGCTCGACGCCCTCGGCTTCCCCACTGCGCGCCCGCCGAGCGCGGACATCTCGCGCTTCGAGGCGCTGAAGGCGCTCTGGGCGGAGCTCGGTCTGCGCGAGATCGAGACTCGCGAACTGGTGGTCGAGCGGACATTTGCCGATTTCGACGACTACTGGCTCTCGATGGTCGTCAGCAGCCCGAGCGGCGTGCTCGGAAAGTTGTCAGAAGCCCAGGGCGCGGAGCTCAAAGGCCGGCTCCAGGCGCGATTGCCGGCGAGCGCGTCCGGCGAGATCACGGTTCACGCTTCGGCCACTGCGATCAAGGGACGCAAGGCCCCGTCATGA
- a CDS encoding DUF485 domain-containing protein encodes MSNLAKIERDPNYQELVRRRSSLGWLLSAIMLAIYFGFILLVAYAPKFLGIPLSGGVTTIGIPIGLSVIVLAFVLTGIYVRQANSSYDVLIRKIVEENRS; translated from the coding sequence GTGAGCAACCTCGCAAAGATTGAACGCGATCCGAATTACCAGGAGCTGGTGCGCCGACGTTCGTCGCTGGGCTGGCTGCTGTCGGCGATCATGCTTGCCATCTATTTCGGCTTCATCCTGCTGGTGGCCTACGCTCCCAAGTTTCTGGGAATACCGCTGAGTGGCGGCGTGACGACGATCGGGATTCCGATCGGACTGTCTGTCATCGTGCTCGCCTTCGTGCTGACGGGCATCTACGTCCGTCAGGCCAATTCCAGCTACGACGTACTCATCCGCAAAATTGTCGAGGAGAACCGCTCGTGA
- a CDS encoding 3'-5' exonuclease: MLPRAIKRLLHQATLSDQSYRFMFGRAPDDEFVVIDCETTGLNVRTDDVVAIAAIKIRGNRILTSARFEAIVHPDRELGAEAIRIHHLRKSDVEAAPIVWKVLPSFLHFIGPRPLIGYYVDFDIAMLNKYILPLVGIELPNERIEVSRLYYDRKYGDAPPNTSVDLSFAAMLRDLSIPPLGQHDAFNDALMTAMMFVQLRDLTERGVRIPRQRTSPVFNPTGA, encoded by the coding sequence ATGCTGCCTCGCGCGATCAAGCGACTGTTGCACCAGGCCACGCTGAGCGACCAATCCTACCGCTTCATGTTCGGCCGAGCGCCTGACGACGAGTTCGTCGTCATCGATTGCGAGACCACGGGTCTCAACGTACGAACGGACGACGTTGTCGCGATTGCCGCGATCAAGATCCGCGGCAATCGGATTTTGACCAGCGCGCGTTTCGAGGCCATCGTCCATCCTGATAGGGAGCTCGGGGCGGAGGCGATCAGGATTCACCACTTGCGCAAGTCCGACGTCGAGGCTGCGCCGATCGTCTGGAAGGTGCTACCGAGCTTTCTGCACTTCATCGGACCGCGTCCGTTGATCGGCTACTATGTCGATTTCGACATCGCCATGCTGAACAAGTACATCCTGCCGCTGGTGGGCATTGAGCTGCCCAACGAACGCATCGAAGTGTCGCGGCTCTATTACGACCGCAAGTACGGCGACGCGCCGCCCAACACCTCGGTCGATCTGTCATTCGCCGCGATGCTGCGCGACCTCAGCATTCCGCCGCTCGGACAGCATGATGCCTTCAACGATGCACTGATGACGGCGATGATGTTCGTGCAGTTGCGCGACCTGACCGAGCGCGGCGTACGCATCCCCCGCCAACGTACCAGCCCGGTCTTCAATCCGACCGGGGCATGA
- a CDS encoding putative nucleotidyltransferase substrate binding domain-containing protein: MPKAFDISNPPFDRLTPSEAERLRSALDIAYFSPGEAIIRRDAAVEALYVVIKGIVEERSEVDLLALLGPKDTFDSRALVHDHSSNQFVARDETLCYVIPRKVALELIKANPRFAAFFYREISQKLDELANDEEARRYGSLMHAKVGELFLHPPVFLAASDTIETAGHLMREINSNALFVRDGERVGIVTGMNLSKAVVLGRQSIQTAVGTLANYDIVSLRRDDFVSSALLLMTKHNKRRLAVREDEEFVGILEDIDLLGFLAGSAQVTAGRIDRASSRQDLATAAREIETQTRVLRRQGVKVEVIAEIVSDLNRRLLSRLFDMIAPAKLRTGSCLIVMGSEGRGEQTVRTDQDNGLILAGPVQGEILDAFRRDVFDALQSFGFPPCPGDIMVRNPAWSRPLSDYLADLRRWIVLPDQAGHMNVAIIYDAQAVAGDEQLLDDAKTALIDMTRGEQAFMAHFARAVDAFETPIGLFNNLITSEGTGDALDLKKGGIFPIVHGVRSLALGQGLRETSTDKRISRLCDLGVLQADFGRDLKQAFRFLLMLRLDGQLAASAGASGTLVRPAHLSSMERHLLRDALQVVKKFREIVGHHFKLGMF; this comes from the coding sequence ATGCCCAAGGCGTTCGATATCAGCAACCCGCCGTTCGATCGTCTGACGCCGAGCGAGGCCGAGAGGCTGCGGTCCGCGCTCGACATCGCCTATTTCAGCCCGGGAGAAGCGATCATCAGGCGGGACGCTGCGGTCGAGGCGCTCTATGTCGTGATCAAGGGCATCGTCGAGGAGCGGAGCGAGGTCGACCTGCTCGCATTGCTCGGCCCCAAGGACACGTTCGACAGTCGCGCGCTCGTTCACGATCATAGCAGCAACCAGTTTGTCGCCCGCGACGAGACGCTCTGCTATGTCATCCCCAGGAAGGTCGCCCTCGAACTGATCAAGGCCAATCCGCGCTTTGCCGCGTTCTTCTACCGCGAGATCTCCCAGAAGCTGGACGAGCTCGCCAACGACGAGGAGGCGCGGCGCTACGGCTCGCTGATGCACGCCAAGGTCGGCGAATTGTTCCTGCATCCGCCGGTGTTTCTGGCGGCCAGCGACACGATCGAGACGGCCGGACACCTGATGCGCGAGATCAACAGCAATGCGCTGTTCGTCCGGGACGGCGAGCGGGTCGGCATCGTCACCGGCATGAATCTGTCCAAGGCGGTGGTGCTGGGGCGCCAGTCCATTCAGACCGCGGTGGGCACGCTCGCGAATTACGACATCGTGTCTCTGCGACGCGACGATTTCGTATCCTCGGCTCTCTTGCTGATGACCAAGCACAACAAGCGGCGGCTTGCCGTGCGCGAGGATGAGGAGTTCGTCGGGATTCTGGAGGACATCGACCTGTTGGGATTTCTGGCAGGAAGCGCCCAGGTCACGGCCGGCCGCATCGATCGTGCCTCAAGCCGGCAGGATCTTGCCACCGCAGCGCGCGAGATCGAGACGCAAACGCGCGTACTGCGGCGGCAAGGGGTCAAGGTGGAGGTCATTGCGGAGATCGTCTCCGATCTCAACCGCCGCCTACTGTCGCGGTTGTTTGACATGATCGCGCCGGCGAAGCTGCGCACCGGCAGTTGCCTGATCGTGATGGGAAGCGAGGGGCGGGGGGAGCAGACCGTACGGACCGATCAGGACAACGGCCTCATCCTGGCCGGCCCGGTGCAGGGTGAAATCCTGGACGCGTTCCGTCGCGACGTCTTCGATGCTCTTCAGAGTTTCGGCTTTCCACCGTGTCCTGGCGACATCATGGTGCGCAATCCGGCCTGGTCCAGGCCGCTCTCCGACTATCTCGCAGATCTGCGCCGCTGGATCGTGCTTCCCGACCAGGCCGGGCACATGAATGTGGCCATCATCTACGATGCGCAGGCGGTCGCGGGCGATGAGCAACTCCTGGACGACGCCAAGACGGCGCTGATCGATATGACCCGGGGCGAGCAGGCGTTCATGGCCCACTTTGCGCGTGCGGTCGACGCGTTCGAGACCCCGATCGGCCTGTTCAACAATTTGATCACGTCCGAAGGCACGGGAGACGCGCTCGACCTCAAGAAAGGTGGCATCTTTCCGATCGTGCACGGCGTTCGCAGCCTGGCGCTCGGACAGGGGCTGCGCGAGACTTCCACCGACAAGCGCATCTCCCGGCTCTGTGATCTCGGCGTGCTGCAAGCGGACTTCGGACGCGACCTGAAACAGGCCTTCCGGTTCCTGCTGATGCTCCGGCTCGACGGCCAGCTGGCCGCTTCCGCCGGGGCGTCGGGGACACTGGTGCGGCCGGCGCATCTGTCCAGCATGGAACGCCACCTCCTGCGTGACGCACTCCAGGTGGTGAAGAAATTTCGTGAGATCGTCGGTCATCACTTCAAGCTCGGCATGTTCTAG
- the lptF gene encoding LPS export ABC transporter permease LptF translates to MGSIDRYIFRTTLASFALVLVSLTGVIWITQALRGIDLMTSQGQTIMTFLGITSLVIPALVLIISPIALMIAISHTLNKLATDSEIIVMNAAGFSPFRLFYPFFYATCVVGLLVAFIAAYLAPDGMRRIKQWDAEITADVLTNILQPGRFAQLDKNLTIRIRERLPGGILAGIFIDDRRDPNERVSIVAEHGEVVKNENGSFLVLKDGNLQRFEAGKRDPALVAFGRYGFDMSKFGNQGHDVTLGIRERYLWELFSPSEDDPVYKQIPGQFRSALHDSLLAPIYPFAFAVLTFAFLGAPRTTRQSRNFSIGGSVLAVFGLRMAGFACSVMAVKSPGPVLFQYVMVLGAIGVGLWMIIGGIVVEPPAGLMEAINRSNARIARLLGRPAAA, encoded by the coding sequence ATGGGGTCGATCGACAGGTATATTTTCCGCACGACGCTGGCGTCGTTTGCGCTGGTCCTGGTCAGCCTCACCGGCGTGATCTGGATTACGCAGGCGTTGCGCGGTATCGACCTGATGACGAGCCAGGGTCAGACCATCATGACCTTCCTCGGCATCACCAGCCTCGTGATCCCCGCGCTGGTGCTGATCATCTCGCCGATCGCGCTGATGATCGCGATCTCGCACACGCTGAACAAGCTCGCGACCGATTCCGAGATCATCGTGATGAATGCCGCCGGCTTCTCGCCGTTCCGGCTGTTCTACCCGTTCTTCTACGCCACCTGCGTGGTGGGGCTGCTGGTCGCCTTCATCGCGGCGTATCTGGCGCCCGACGGCATGCGGCGGATCAAGCAGTGGGACGCCGAAATCACCGCCGATGTGCTCACCAACATCCTGCAGCCGGGCCGCTTCGCCCAGCTCGACAAGAATCTCACGATCCGGATTCGCGAGCGGCTGCCCGGCGGCATCCTCGCCGGCATCTTCATCGACGACCGCCGCGATCCGAACGAGCGCGTCTCGATCGTCGCCGAGCATGGCGAGGTGGTGAAGAACGAGAACGGCTCGTTCCTGGTGCTCAAGGACGGCAATCTGCAGCGCTTCGAGGCCGGCAAGCGTGACCCTGCGCTGGTGGCGTTCGGCCGCTACGGCTTCGACATGTCGAAGTTCGGCAACCAGGGCCACGACGTCACGCTCGGCATTCGCGAACGCTATCTGTGGGAGCTGTTCTCGCCGTCCGAGGACGACCCTGTCTACAAGCAGATTCCCGGGCAATTCCGCTCGGCCCTGCATGACAGCCTGCTCGCGCCGATCTATCCCTTCGCCTTCGCGGTGCTGACCTTCGCTTTCCTCGGCGCGCCGCGCACCACCCGCCAGAGCCGCAACTTCTCGATCGGCGGCTCGGTGCTCGCCGTGTTCGGCCTGCGCATGGCGGGATTTGCCTGCTCGGTGATGGCCGTGAAATCGCCCGGTCCGGTGCTGTTTCAATACGTGATGGTTCTGGGCGCGATCGGCGTCGGGCTGTGGATGATCATCGGCGGCATCGTGGTCGAGCCGCCTGCCGGCCTGATGGAAGCGATCAACAGATCGAACGCGCGGATCGCGCGGCTGCTCGGACGGCCGGCCGCCGCATGA
- a CDS encoding leucyl aminopeptidase, translating into MSDAIKVGFVPMAPAARGILVVFCDDALKVGAATAKALGGAVELVKRAAAAASFKGKSGAALDILAPEGVKAERLIVIGTGKASSLKGNDFLKFGGLAAGKLKAGTAAMTIMAELPDGAMNTEQAVAIASGLRLRAYKFDRYKTKKKDGEEGALRADVSLAVGDVSAAKKAFAAAGAVVDGVIIARDLVNEPPNVLYPEEFARRAGQLRKLGVKIEVLDVKAMQKLGMGALLGVGQGSVRPSRTVIMRWDGGKKGEAPVAFVGKGVCFDTGGISIKPAGSMEDMKGDMGGAACVVGLMHALAARKAKANVVGAIGLVENMPDGNAQRPGDIVTSMSGQTIEIINTDAEGRLVLADVLWYVAKKTKPKFMVDLATLTGAIVVALGTDHAGMFSNNDELAERLLAAGIESGEKVWRLPLGPEYDKLIDSQFADMKNTGGRHGGSITAAQFLQRFVDGTPWAHLDIAGTAMGAPKTDINQSWGSGYGVRLLDRLVADHYERK; encoded by the coding sequence ATGTCCGATGCCATCAAGGTCGGCTTTGTCCCAATGGCGCCTGCCGCCCGTGGCATTCTGGTCGTGTTCTGTGACGATGCTCTGAAGGTCGGTGCCGCGACGGCCAAGGCGCTCGGCGGGGCAGTCGAGCTCGTGAAGCGGGCGGCGGCCGCCGCCTCATTCAAAGGCAAAAGCGGCGCGGCCCTGGACATCCTTGCTCCGGAAGGCGTGAAGGCCGAGCGGCTGATCGTGATCGGGACCGGCAAGGCCTCGAGCCTGAAGGGCAACGACTTCCTCAAATTCGGCGGCCTGGCGGCCGGCAAACTCAAGGCGGGTACCGCGGCCATGACCATCATGGCGGAATTGCCTGATGGCGCCATGAACACCGAGCAGGCGGTCGCGATCGCCTCGGGCCTGCGCTTACGCGCCTACAAGTTCGACCGCTACAAGACCAAGAAGAAGGACGGCGAGGAGGGCGCGCTGCGCGCCGATGTCTCGCTCGCGGTCGGCGATGTCAGCGCTGCAAAGAAGGCCTTTGCCGCGGCCGGTGCGGTGGTCGATGGCGTCATCATCGCGCGCGATCTCGTCAACGAGCCGCCGAACGTGCTGTATCCCGAGGAGTTCGCGCGCCGCGCCGGCCAACTGCGCAAGCTCGGCGTCAAGATCGAGGTGCTCGACGTCAAGGCGATGCAGAAGCTCGGCATGGGCGCGCTGCTCGGCGTCGGCCAGGGCTCGGTGCGGCCGAGCCGCACCGTGATCATGCGCTGGGACGGCGGCAAAAAAGGCGAGGCGCCGGTCGCCTTCGTCGGCAAGGGCGTCTGCTTCGACACCGGCGGCATCTCGATCAAGCCGGCCGGCAGCATGGAGGACATGAAGGGTGACATGGGGGGAGCAGCCTGCGTCGTCGGCTTGATGCATGCGCTCGCCGCGCGCAAGGCCAAGGCCAATGTGGTCGGCGCCATCGGCCTCGTCGAGAACATGCCCGACGGCAACGCGCAGCGGCCGGGCGACATCGTCACCTCGATGTCGGGCCAGACCATCGAGATCATCAACACCGACGCCGAAGGCCGCCTCGTGCTGGCCGACGTGCTCTGGTACGTGGCCAAGAAGACCAAGCCGAAATTCATGGTGGACCTCGCGACCCTGACCGGCGCGATCGTGGTCGCGCTCGGCACCGATCATGCCGGCATGTTCTCCAACAACGATGAGCTCGCCGAGCGCCTGCTCGCGGCCGGCATCGAGAGCGGCGAGAAGGTCTGGCGCCTGCCGCTCGGCCCCGAATACGACAAGCTGATCGATTCCCAGTTCGCCGACATGAAGAACACCGGTGGCCGCCACGGCGGCTCGATCACCGCGGCGCAGTTCCTGCAGCGCTTCGTCGACGGCACGCCCTGGGCGCATCTCGACATCGCCGGCACCGCGATGGGCGCGCCCAAGACCGACATCAACCAGAGCTGGGGAAGCGGCTATGGCGTCCGGTTGCTCGACCGCCTGGTTGCCGATCATTACGAGCGCAAATGA
- a CDS encoding ABC-F family ATP-binding cassette domain-containing protein, whose protein sequence is MLTITDLSVRLAGRLLIDSSSVQITPGSRVGMVGRNGTGKSTLFKVIRGELAAEHGSVTLPPRWRVGSLAQEAPNGPESLISVVLKADLERDALLHEAESATDPHRIAEIQTRLVDIDAHSAPARAAAILSGLGFSAADQLRPCAEFSGGWRMRVALAATLFAAPDLLLLDEPTNYLDLEGTLWLEDHLAHYPRTVIVISHDRDLLESSVDQILHLERGKLTLYKGTYSSFEEQRAARELLDAKAIKRQEAERARLQAFVDRFKAKASKARQAQSRVKMLERLKPITALVTEDVREITFPAPEKLLSPPIIAVDNASVGYDPAAPVLTRVTLRIDNDDRIALLGANGNGKSTLVKLLAARLAPFSGKVTRADKLSIAYFAQHQLDELNEDASAYDHVRKLMGDAPEAKVRARAGAIGFSGKAADTKAGKLSGGEKARLLLGLATFFGPNMIILDEPTNHLDIDSRAALAEAINEFPGAIIMVSHDRYLIEACADRLWIVADRTVTNFDGDLDDYRRMVLSTRNAEPAARERSAQIEKPQRAKSDNRGSLKKRIAEAEAEIARVTEIITKIDTALALPDIFTRDPKQAAQLSKARANAADALARAEEQWLEASAQFDEAAG, encoded by the coding sequence ATGCTCACCATCACCGACCTCTCCGTCCGTCTCGCTGGACGCCTTTTGATCGACAGCAGCTCCGTGCAGATCACGCCCGGTTCGCGCGTGGGCATGGTCGGACGCAACGGCACCGGCAAATCGACGCTGTTCAAGGTGATCCGCGGTGAGCTCGCGGCCGAACACGGCTCGGTAACCCTGCCGCCACGCTGGCGCGTCGGGAGCCTCGCCCAGGAAGCCCCGAACGGACCCGAAAGCCTGATCTCGGTCGTGCTCAAGGCCGACCTCGAACGTGACGCGCTGCTTCACGAGGCCGAGAGCGCCACCGATCCGCACCGGATCGCGGAGATCCAGACCCGCCTCGTCGACATCGACGCGCATTCGGCGCCGGCACGCGCGGCGGCGATCCTCTCCGGCCTCGGCTTCTCGGCTGCCGATCAGCTGCGCCCTTGCGCCGAGTTTTCCGGCGGATGGCGCATGCGCGTCGCGCTGGCCGCGACGCTGTTCGCAGCGCCCGACCTCTTGCTGCTCGACGAGCCCACCAACTATCTCGACCTCGAAGGCACGCTGTGGCTCGAGGATCACCTCGCCCATTATCCGCGCACCGTGATCGTGATCAGCCACGACCGCGACCTCTTGGAAAGCTCGGTCGACCAGATCCTGCATCTGGAGCGCGGCAAGCTCACGCTCTACAAGGGCACTTACTCCTCCTTCGAGGAGCAGCGCGCCGCGCGCGAATTGCTCGATGCCAAGGCGATCAAGCGCCAGGAGGCCGAGCGCGCCCGCCTGCAGGCCTTCGTCGACCGCTTCAAGGCCAAGGCTTCGAAAGCCCGGCAAGCACAGTCTCGCGTGAAAATGCTGGAGCGGCTGAAGCCGATCACGGCGCTGGTGACGGAGGACGTGCGCGAGATCACCTTCCCCGCACCGGAGAAGCTGTTGTCGCCGCCGATCATCGCCGTCGACAACGCCTCGGTTGGCTATGATCCGGCCGCGCCGGTGCTCACCCGTGTCACCTTGCGTATCGACAATGACGATCGCATCGCGCTGCTGGGCGCCAATGGCAACGGCAAGTCGACCCTGGTCAAGCTGCTCGCCGCGCGTCTCGCCCCCTTCTCCGGCAAGGTGACGCGCGCCGACAAGCTGTCGATCGCCTATTTCGCGCAGCACCAGCTCGACGAGCTGAACGAGGACGCCTCCGCCTATGACCACGTCCGCAAGCTGATGGGCGATGCGCCCGAGGCAAAAGTGCGGGCGCGCGCCGGTGCGATCGGCTTTTCCGGCAAGGCCGCCGACACCAAGGCGGGCAAGCTCTCCGGCGGCGAGAAGGCTCGGCTGCTGCTGGGGCTCGCCACCTTCTTCGGCCCCAACATGATCATCCTGGACGAGCCGACCAACCATCTCGACATCGACAGCCGCGCGGCGCTCGCCGAAGCGATCAACGAGTTTCCCGGCGCGATCATCATGGTCTCGCACGACCGCTACCTGATCGAGGCCTGCGCCGACCGGCTCTGGATCGTCGCCGATCGCACCGTCACCAATTTCGACGGCGACCTCGACGACTATCGTCGCATGGTGCTGTCCACGCGCAATGCCGAACCGGCGGCACGCGAGCGCAGCGCTCAAATCGAAAAGCCGCAGCGCGCGAAATCGGACAATCGCGGCTCGCTGAAGAAGCGTATCGCGGAAGCCGAGGCCGAGATCGCACGCGTCACCGAGATCATCACCAAGATCGACACCGCGCTCGCCCTGCCCGACATCTTCACCCGGGATCCCAAGCAGGCCGCGCAACTGTCGAAGGCGCGCGCCAATGCCGCCGACGCGCTGGCGCGCGCGGAGGAACAGTGGCTCGAGGCGAGCGCGCAGTTCGACGAGGCGGCGGGCTAG
- a CDS encoding DNA polymerase III subunit chi: MTEVLFYHLQNMTVENVLPPLLEKSLERGWRVVVQSTSPERADALDAHLWTYRDDSFLPHATWRVNDVAEQPIVLAIEADNPNGANVRFLVDNAALPEDAEGYERMVLLFNGDDPDALATARSTWTDCKTRGFEVTYWQADERGRWQRRN, encoded by the coding sequence ATGACGGAAGTTCTCTTCTACCATCTGCAAAACATGACGGTTGAGAACGTCTTGCCGCCGCTTCTCGAGAAATCGCTCGAGCGCGGCTGGCGGGTCGTGGTGCAGTCGACCTCGCCGGAGCGCGCCGATGCGCTCGACGCGCACTTGTGGACCTATCGCGACGATTCCTTCCTGCCGCATGCGACATGGCGGGTGAACGACGTGGCCGAGCAGCCGATCGTGCTGGCGATCGAGGCGGACAATCCCAACGGCGCCAATGTCCGCTTCCTGGTCGACAACGCCGCGCTGCCCGAGGACGCGGAAGGCTATGAACGGATGGTGCTGCTGTTCAACGGCGATGACCCGGACGCGCTTGCGACGGCCCGCAGCACCTGGACGGATTGCAAGACGCGCGGATTTGAGGTCACCTATTGGCAGGCCGACGAACGGGGCCGGTGGCAGCGGCGGAATTAG
- a CDS encoding cation acetate symporter, producing MKRLAWLSVILLASVPTIALAAGAVEGGSKQAINWSAIGMFVGFVGLTLVITYWAAKRTASAADFYSAGGGITGFQNGLAIAGDYMSAASFLGISGLVYTSGYDGLIYSVGWLVGWPIVTFLIAEQLRNLGKFTFADVTSFRLGQTEIRILAACGSLVTVAFYLIAQMVGAGKLIQLLFGLDYWIAVVLVGGLMMIYVTFGGMKATTWVQIIKAVLLLSGATFMAGAVLYKFGFSPEALFTKATEVHPKKLAIMEPGTLISNPLSAISLGLALMFGTAGLPHILMRFFTVKDAQAARKSVFYATGFIGYFYILTFIIGFGAITLVSTDAMFLDGSILEKTKSGIAAIKGGSNMAAIHLANAVGGNLFLGFISAVAFATILAVVSGLALAGASSISHDLYGMVIKGGNANEQDEIRVSKIATLVLGVLAIFLGIVFENQNVAFMVGLAFAIAASCNFPVLVMSIFWKGLTTRGAVIGGFLGLVSAVVGVVLSPAVWEATLGFAKGSAPIKLDNPALFSMAIAFAGIWLFSILDRSKRAAVDRDGFEAQYVRSQTGIGAASATAH from the coding sequence GTGAAGAGACTCGCCTGGCTATCGGTAATTCTGCTCGCAAGCGTACCCACCATCGCGCTCGCGGCCGGCGCCGTCGAGGGCGGCTCGAAGCAGGCGATCAACTGGTCGGCGATCGGCATGTTCGTCGGGTTTGTCGGTCTTACACTCGTCATCACCTATTGGGCCGCCAAGCGGACCGCGTCGGCTGCAGATTTTTACTCGGCCGGCGGCGGCATCACCGGATTCCAGAACGGACTTGCGATCGCGGGCGACTACATGTCGGCGGCATCGTTCCTCGGCATATCGGGTCTCGTCTACACCTCGGGCTACGACGGCCTGATCTACTCGGTCGGCTGGCTCGTGGGATGGCCGATCGTCACCTTTCTGATCGCCGAGCAGTTGCGCAATCTCGGAAAGTTCACCTTTGCCGACGTGACGTCGTTTCGACTCGGGCAGACCGAGATCCGGATCCTGGCGGCATGCGGCTCGCTGGTGACTGTTGCATTCTACCTCATCGCGCAGATGGTCGGGGCCGGCAAGCTGATCCAGCTGCTGTTCGGTCTCGATTACTGGATCGCAGTCGTCCTGGTCGGCGGCCTGATGATGATCTACGTGACGTTCGGTGGAATGAAAGCGACGACGTGGGTGCAGATCATCAAGGCGGTGCTGTTGCTCTCGGGTGCGACGTTCATGGCCGGAGCCGTGCTCTACAAGTTCGGATTCAGCCCGGAAGCCCTGTTCACCAAGGCAACCGAAGTGCATCCCAAGAAGCTCGCGATCATGGAGCCCGGCACTCTGATCTCCAACCCGCTCTCGGCTATCTCGCTCGGCCTGGCGCTGATGTTCGGAACGGCGGGCCTGCCGCACATCCTGATGCGCTTCTTCACCGTGAAGGACGCCCAGGCTGCCCGCAAGTCGGTGTTCTACGCCACCGGTTTCATCGGCTACTTCTATATCCTGACCTTCATCATCGGCTTTGGCGCGATCACGCTGGTCTCGACCGACGCGATGTTCCTGGACGGCAGCATCCTCGAGAAGACCAAGAGCGGAATCGCGGCGATCAAGGGCGGCTCCAACATGGCGGCGATTCACCTCGCCAATGCGGTGGGCGGCAATCTGTTCCTTGGCTTCATTTCGGCTGTCGCCTTCGCCACGATCCTGGCCGTCGTCTCGGGGCTGGCTCTGGCGGGGGCATCATCCATCAGCCACGATCTCTATGGCATGGTGATCAAGGGCGGGAACGCAAATGAGCAGGACGAGATCCGCGTGTCGAAGATTGCGACACTGGTGCTCGGCGTGCTCGCGATCTTCCTCGGCATCGTGTTCGAGAACCAGAACGTCGCCTTCATGGTCGGCCTTGCCTTCGCCATCGCGGCCTCCTGCAATTTCCCGGTGCTGGTGATGTCGATCTTCTGGAAGGGCCTGACGACGCGGGGAGCCGTGATCGGCGGCTTCCTGGGTCTGGTCAGCGCGGTCGTCGGTGTGGTGCTCTCGCCAGCCGTCTGGGAGGCGACGCTTGGCTTCGCCAAGGGCTCGGCTCCGATCAAGCTGGACAATCCGGCGCTGTTCTCGATGGCCATCGCCTTTGCGGGGATCTGGCTGTTCTCGATCCTGGATCGCAGCAAGCGTGCCGCGGTCGATCGCGATGGCTTTGAAGCGCAATATGTCCGGTCCCAGACCGGCATCGGAGCGGCTTCGGCGACGGCTCACTGA